The Treponema sp. OMZ 790 genome includes the window ATTTATAATATGTATTTGATTTTTCCCTATATCATGCAAATATACAGAAGTTTCATGAGGTATGATATATAACTCATCCCCATCACTATTCAACCATAATTCCCCAAATTTAATATATTCCTTCCGTAATTCTAACATATCAAAATCAATAAGAATTCCTTCCATTTTTAATTGCGAAATACAATAAAAAAATGCAATCACATCACTATGTAATAATTTATAAAAGAATGATGAGGTTAATTTTTCTTCGGTTAAATTATTTTCCACAACATCATTTTTCAGTAAGTGTTTTTTTATTACGGTAAACAAGTTAGGGTAACTTTGCTTCAATTTGGTAAATTTCAAGTCAAAATCAATAATATCAACTTTGTCATAGTTCAAGGAGATATCATCTATTTGCTTTCGCCATCCTTCCATATAATTGACTTGTGAATTTTCGTTATAAGATTGATTTATAGATTTTAAGTATTCACGAGCCGCATTTTGAGATATTAGAGCGGCACCCATTAAACCTTGTGGCATCTTAGGTTTTATCTTTAAATACCACCGCGGCGACAAAAATTGTTTTGCAAATTTTTCATTTTGTTTCCACCAATCAATCCATTCTTCGGGTAGGAATAGTCCTTCAGATAAATGTTTTAGCCCGTTTATTATATTATTTGTTTCCATGTTCGCATGTCTCCAAGTAGGATTATCACCCGCTAACCCATATCTATTATACGCTAATTCGGTTTTGCTATCAAGGTATTGACTTTGATAGCAGAAAGACAATCACCTCAAAAAACTTTATGCAAAATTATAATTGAAGAGGTTTATAAGATAATGCTTTTTCAACAATTTCTTCCGCTGTTAAACCGGCATATTCCAAGGAGAAAAATAAATCGGAAGCATTTGGATCTGGAATATTATCCAAAAATTTCAAAAGCATTTCATTATTCTCTTCTTCTGTTTTTCCGGCAGCATTCATTATATTTTTAGCAAGTTGTATTAATTCTTCTTTAGTCATAATGTTATTTCCCTCCGGATTCTACACAGTATTTGTATCTTTCCATTACTCTTCATCTGTTTCGTAACTGCCGACGAAGACAAATTTTTCGGGGTTGTTTTTAATGTAGGTTATCAGTTTATCGTCAAATTCATCGTGATTATAATAGAACCTATCATGCTTATCCAAAAAATCATTAAGAGCTTCTTCATCTTTTTTTTCCGCTTCTGAAAGCATATCCCAGCGCTGCTTCCTATCAAAAGAAATTGAGCCGCCAAAAAATTCTATCACTTCCAAGAAGTTCTTATATAAATCATCAATGCCAAAAAGCTTAAGACCTTCCAAGGCGTCTTGCCACACAATACCTGTGGAGTTGAAAAAAAACTGATGATGACCGCCGTTATCGGTTTCCACCGTATACCACTGCAGGGCTAATAAGTAACGCTGTTCCAAAGTAAAATCTTTAGCCGATTTTAGATATTCTTCATGCGTTCCGTAAATATTTACGGTGTACCACATAGGGTCAATGAGCCGATAAAGATCTATTTCTTCGCCCATTCCTTTAATGACTTCTGCCGTTAAATTTTCATTCATTGTTTTCATTTTTTATCCTTCTATATTCGCACTATCGAGTTTTCCGTCAAGATTTCCGTACACACAGATAATGTGCCCGAAAAACATATCATCATCATGCAGGTAAACAATAAAATTATTTTCAGGTTCGAGAACAATACTCGAAAGTTCAACCCTGTCGAAGAAGTCTTTTTTAGTAATTTCGGGAGTCTCCTTCTCCTGCCAATCATTTGCCAAGCCGGTAAGCTGTTCTGCTGCAAATTTTTTTATTCTGTTTAGCCACTCATCGAAATTTTTTGTTGCGGCTTTATAAGCACTCAAAATATTTTTTAATTCTTCCAAATCTTCCGTTTCTACATTCAGGTCAATATCTTCATCCTTATACTTTATTGCACCTTCGAACCAGTTATATTCTTTATTCAGAACAAAATAAAAATCCTCATCTTCATAGATAACTTCGGTATTATATTCTTTTAGAATTTTGTCAAATCTTTTATCTTTCACGTCCTCTTCTAAGACTTCCACGAGCATAAAAAGATGTTTATGTTTCGAAGAAGAGTTCGGTTTTTGCGGACGCACCTTCACTCGGAAGGCCGTTTGCGGCTTAAAATAATATTTCCAATCCCTATCTTTTACAAGCCACTCTAAGCGAATGGACTCGGAATAAAGTGAATTATCCGCAAGGTCGATAAAAGCGAGCGGGCGATTAGACGGTACCCACATATCGCCAAATTTAAATGCCCCGCCGGTTTTAGTTTCGATAAGCACTAAGATTTCTTTTTCTTCTTCAAGAAATTTTGATTCAAACTGTTCTTTTGTACTTATATTTTCTATCATGGTTCCTCCATAGATAAAATTTTTCACACTCTTGTTTTTAAGTATACAAGCTTTTATGCTTTTTGTAAACTCAGGTTTGTGGGCAGGTTTTTATATAATATAACTTGACAAGAGTATATACATTGAATAGTTCCGGTTAATAAACCGATTTGTACAATCTTTTCAATATGTTTTCAAGTTTTTTGCCGTAGTTTGGGTCTGCCGCCCAAGTTCCGGCAAGCCCGTAAATTGTAGGAGCCTTTCCCTTAGGATTAACATATTTATACCGCGGATCGGCTAGAGGGCGGACAAGAGGCTTGGATGCAGCATAGGCCTTTAGGTGCTGAACATGGGCTAAAACTCCCGTCTTCTCGGTTGGAAAACTTTCTCCTTTTTTCCCTTCTCCGATTGAACCAAGGCCGCAAAAATTATTCATCTCCACGCTTACCAAACCTCCGAAGCGTAAAAAACCTGTTTCCAAGCACATTTGCGAAAAAGCAATATCCGAATTTATTCCTTCAGCCTCAGACTCTTCTATATAAAATTGAGCAAGCCGCATTACCTTAGCCCTATCGGCCTTGGGATTTTGACTCATAAAAAAGGCGGTTAAATCTTCAGCCGAACATCTGCCTCGGCTTTCGATTA containing:
- a CDS encoding bacteriocin immunity protein, encoding MTKEELIQLAKNIMNAAGKTEEENNEMLLKFLDNIPDPNASDLFFSLEYAGLTAEEIVEKALSYKPLQL
- a CDS encoding glucosaminidase domain-containing protein, which translates into the protein MKKRIFYILIFGLSFLFFSCLSLFISPPHLIESRGRCSAEDLTAFFMSQNPKADRAKVMRLAQFYIEESEAEGINSDIAFSQMCLETGFLRFGGLVSVEMNNFCGLGSIGEGKKGESFPTEKTGVLAHVQHLKAYAASKPLVRPLADPRYKYVNPKGKAPTIYGLAGTWAADPNYGKKLENILKRLYKSVY
- a CDS encoding DMP19 family protein, producing the protein MKTMNENLTAEVIKGMGEEIDLYRLIDPMWYTVNIYGTHEEYLKSAKDFTLEQRYLLALQWYTVETDNGGHHQFFFNSTGIVWQDALEGLKLFGIDDLYKNFLEVIEFFGGSISFDRKQRWDMLSEAEKKDEEALNDFLDKHDRFYYNHDEFDDKLITYIKNNPEKFVFVGSYETDEE
- a CDS encoding DUF2262 domain-containing protein encodes the protein MIENISTKEQFESKFLEEEKEILVLIETKTGGAFKFGDMWVPSNRPLAFIDLADNSLYSESIRLEWLVKDRDWKYYFKPQTAFRVKVRPQKPNSSSKHKHLFMLVEVLEEDVKDKRFDKILKEYNTEVIYEDEDFYFVLNKEYNWFEGAIKYKDEDIDLNVETEDLEELKNILSAYKAATKNFDEWLNRIKKFAAEQLTGLANDWQEKETPEITKKDFFDRVELSSIVLEPENNFIVYLHDDDMFFGHIICVYGNLDGKLDSANIEG